A window of Eucalyptus grandis isolate ANBG69807.140 chromosome 4, ASM1654582v1, whole genome shotgun sequence genomic DNA:
AAGGTGATCAAGCTACATCGAGCCTCGATGGAGAATATGTCTGCATAAGGATCGGGCTTGCAGCGAGGGAATCTATTGCAGATTTGGAGGAACtgattctcttttttctctcctcgcTTGTCTTCATTCTGCATTCCAAGTGTTTTCTCTACGTACTGCTCACGCACGTGATCGACCTATAAAAAACATGCAAGACCTGAACATGACGCGAATGCCAAAGGGATTTTTTCTGCTAAAATGCATTCCGAAGCAGAAGACGCCTCCGAAAGGTTCCGTCCTTTCTTACCCTTATGTTTTTTGACAGATTAAAAAAgaactcttcttcctctctccctcagcACACGGCTCAAGACGCCTCGCGCTACTAAACTGCTGCCTCCTCAATGCCGATCTCACCCCTGGCAGCCCGGACCATGCCCGTCGACACCCTCACTGCCCCCACTTCCCGCTCCCATAGTCTCTATTGGCGGCGAGCTTGCCATGGCTCGCCACGGGCGCCGGACTCACCGCGACACCTCTTATGTATGTCTAGGCACTTCCTCTCGAGCCTGATGTTGGGCTCAAGTCCACATGGGTGACTAAAGGAATAGCCCAAACCTACCCAAAAACTAATTTAGGCGCTAAGttcgaaagaaaatgaatgatttgaaaaatatttattaaaaaaaaaaaaagcttgcattgtttacaaaaatattttcattgtccacaaaaatatttgaacaCAAACTGTTGTAAAAAATGAAGTTATTTTCCATTAACGGATTAATTCAAGTGAGATATAAAACAAtcgtttttagaaaaaaaaaaaaaaaaaaattcagatcattcttttttgccaaaaaaaaaaaaaaaaaacaacatggAGGCTCAATGTGCAAATACAACCACACTACATCAATAATCCCGTAAAAATCATCAGATATGAAGTCCAAGATCATCCTTAGGTTTTGCTAGACAATATCTAAAGACTTGCTATTCACTTATGGCAACAATCTCCCAAAGATCGACTCCATGGAATCACAAGTTCAAAAACATGGACTTAGCGGCCCACTAGGCCCGCCCCCACCAATAAGGATCGAAGCATAATTTGGGTGGGCCGAGGACTCTTAGGATCGATATCCGATTGGTGCAGCTAGGCTTTGCTTAACGATTAGATCTACCCATAACCAtcccataaacaatttttttttccctcctctaGGATCCGTATATTTTACATATCGACGCTGACATATTCGTTAATGTCGGCACATATCACCAAATGGTGTGCCCGCGATTCGACACGTGATGCGAATCATTGCTCCCCTTTCACCACTGTAGAATCCTATCCCATCATGAGTCACTTCTTGCTCAATATCTTGCGCACCAACTATCTCTCTATAAGGGTGAATTGTCCACGGTCATGGAAGGGGGTAATTCATTATAGCCACCTTAAGGCTGAGCTTACTTGTCTGAATCTTTTATCGAGATAAAAATTGGATATGATAGGATAAgaagtttagaaatttttttatattataatccaAATATTGTTCATATTGAATTATGagctttattaatttattaggGATACCACAGTTCCACCACGACATTTTTACCCTTGAATATTAGCTTGCATTCAACAGTCACATTAGACACCGGCCTCGTTGCTTGGTTCCTATTACTTATTACATTGTGTTGTCCCTACATATGCGGAAACACAAACTCACATTTACACAGAAAGAGACGAGTCCTCCAGCCTAATCTGTAAGTTTCATCTATAGTGTTGATCGAGATTCAACAGAGCAATCCCGTGGATGATTGTCGGAGTCCGAGATCCATCCAAGCGACTCCATGTGTCGAGCGAGCGCGAGGGCGAGGCTCCCTCTCCTCCCTAGGAGTCCGAGATCCATGCAAGCGACTCCACGTGTCGAGCGAGCACGAGGGCGAGGCTCCCTCTCGCCCCTACCTCCCGACATGTAGAGCCATCTAGGACAAGCACcattagaagaaaaaacaaaagggtaCAGAGGCATTTCTTGTGCCCTCCACAAAATCCTATGCCCTACTTCCCCTCTAAAGATGTCCACACATCGCGTTTTCATTGCATAATGCTCTGTGAAGAAAGGCACAGTCGGCCCACGAAACCCTACCCCATCTTTGCCATATGAtacatcaataatttccaacCACATGGGACCGAACGTCGCGTGAATCTGCACCATTACGAGATGACAATGTCCTGACCccgcgagaaaaaaaaaattaaagaatcgTATTGATTAAGCCCTTATACACATCTCCAGTACAGGGGCCGAAATTCCCCGTGCCGGTGGGCACTCCTCTGCGGATTTCAGTTGAAGATACAAAAGCCATATTGCCACTTGGAATGGTGTGACAAAAGCACTATTATATATACTACACTTGGCATATAATCTATTAGGGGCATCCTTTTACACTTGAGGCAAACCCCCCTTGAGCGTGAGCATCACCATGTATTCGTAGGGTAAAAACTAAGAAAAGGCGGACGACTGAACTCACCGCCTTGATAATTTTAGTGAATCGGGATTTCAAGAACGTACAGGTAATCCATAGTTGTGATATGTCCTGATCCTTCCGTCCCAACCTGCAGTCACGATCACCAGGCCCCACATGTGAGCAGAACTCAACACGCTGTGGCACGCGCTCTTCAGGAACTTGTACTCCAGTTTAGAAATTGCTTGAGATGAGACCGTAGTTGGACTAGAATCAGATAATTTCTCCTCCGGCCAAGTCGCGGATCCCTTCGGCAAGAGCTCCAGGAAGAATCCGCGGCTGAGAGAGAAACAGTCCAGGGAATATGGGGgcattttctgaaaatattCCTCCAGCATATGATGATTCTCTCCGTTTTCCGCACAACTCGCTCTTCTCTCTTCACTTCGTGAAGGAGGTGCAAGTGCTTCAGGCACAGTTCTTATGCCGCACCAGGGTAAAGCAACAGAGGCATTGCTGGACCAGAAACTCTCGCAAGACCATATCTTCTTCACCCGGGATGAAGTCTTGTCCTGACCGGCGTAGTTCCAGATGTAGACGTTTGAATCTTCACTTGCTGAGATCACGTGTTTCCCGTCTGAAGTGAAAGTGGCAATCATTGGTCCCCCTGAATTTCGAGGGCCTGAAAGCAAGGAGAAAAAGTGATGAGTTTACATTTGTAACTTGTAAAGTTGACTAACTGTCTAAGAATCTATACAGCCAGCAAACTGACCTTTGAGTTTGCAGACTACATCTAGCCCGCTTAATACTCGAATTACAGAATCAGCAGATGTGATCATTAGTTTGCCAGGATCATTGGGAGGAAACTGATCATTAAATTTCATTAGTTCCATACCTAAATAGGAAGCAATAAGAACTTGAATTATAAGTGAAAGCATAGACCTTTACTACCTGAAAGCCAGTTATTCTCTTGCCAGGAGACTTCTTCTTACCATGTAGGTATACTTGTGCATCCATTTGCAAATGATTATCTGACAAACAGCAGGAAGAATTGatatatgttttcttcttttattgcaaAACCTTATGATATGCTCCAACAGGTAATTTGCCTCATGCATGGTTCAGGTTCAGGAAGATAACAACTGAAAATAAGTATATAAGTCAAAGTGAAAATGGAAGCTTGAACTCATAGCTAAAATTCTGCTACTGGTAAACTACCAAAAACCACTCATATATCAGACACCTACTCTTCAGAGAAGTACATGTGATGTAAATTAGATGCTTGAGTCATTGAACTTCCCATATACTTCCcactacaaaagaaaattgaagacttGTGCTAGGCAAAATTTTTGACCATGCATACTCACACTAAAACAGATACAACCTCCAACTGCAAAACAGAATCAAAGAAATTTAGGTTCAATGCCAGTTTATGTTCTAATTTCAGCAGTCACAGACCAATTGTTTTTTCTCACATCTTTTGCTAGTCCAGTTCCATTCCAATATACtatcaaaacccaaaactaaAATATGCAAATGCTGCAGTAAAGCAAGCAAATCAAAttggtgaaaaaaaattactgtCATTAGCTACTAATAACAAAACATCAGTACTCATTGGCAATTCATCTAATATCAACAGCCTTATATTGAAGAGCTTCTGGTTAGGAAAGTAATGAATACctttaatactataaaaaaggCAATTGCCTGTCATGGTACCCACGATAGCTCCCTGCAAACAAATCAACCTAAATTCTGTTAGAAACAATTCAATATGAACGTTTTACCATGACAAGGCACAACAATATACCCAACCTTTCCATCGGATCGATAGCACACTGCAGAGACAATCTCCCTACAATCGATGTAAGCAACAACCTGACCATCAAACACATTCCAGATGCGTACTTTTCCATCTATGGACCCGCTGATGAAGAAGTTCTCATTAACAGGGTTGAAACTTATACAAGTAACTGCAGATAAGAAAACATGTCAGCATTCTGAGCGACTCCTCTAAGAAATAATAAAAcctaatttctagaaaaacataCAGAAGCAGAGAAGAAACTCACCATAATCATTGTGAGAATATACTCTCTGGCATCTGTCACATCCAACCCTCCACAACCGCACGGTCTTATCAGTAGAGGAGGATAGCAAATACTGCACCAGGTTAAAATCAGACAATTAAAATCATAAATGAGGAAATCTACAGGACTTGTGAAAGTCAAAGGTCTAAATTGTAACTTCAAAAATCTACTAACCCCTTCACTAGACCAGGAGAGGTCTAAGACCTCGCCATTATGTCCCTTGAACTCGTGCCAAGGCTTCTCTGTTATCTGGAAGACCTTTAAGGGTAAAATGACACACGATGAGTCTGATGATCTCTGAAATGTTTTTGCTTTACCAATGTGCTCTTTATTCGTATTGAGCGACGCCAACTGCGTGGATTCATTCAGAGCAAAATATAAACAGGAAGGGTCCACAGTAACGTCGACCCTCTCTGATCTATCCTCCTCAGTCACCTTCCAAACTCTCACTACTGTGTCTTCACCTGCACTTGCCAAGTATTGCCCATCCATGCTGAACTTCATTGTCGAAATTGACCCCTCATGTGCCAGAAATTCCTGTGCAGCATAAAGGGAAGACAATTCCTTGTATTTCTTCTTAGATGAATGTGCACGAACTCTCCGCATTTTCATCCCTGCCGTTATTTCAAGATCATCAGGGTCTGACCATGTGTCACCCTGTCTTCCACTAATGCACGTGGCAGAGCCAAATTTCCTCAACCAACCAGCCCccattttttgtttggtttcaaTCAATTCCCTTTCATACTCTAATTTCCTATGCAACAGCGGATGAACCAAAGGAGAAGATGCAACTATTCTCCTCAGTTCTTCAATGCTTCCTGACTTAACTGAACCAAATTCACTCAACCGCATTTCTCTTTGACTCTGGACAAACCCATCCACCACAAATTCCGTCAAATCATCAGACTCCTTACTTCTACCCCTGAAACTGCTGAGGAGCAAGTCCCCGCGCAATGATTCAACTTCTTGATTCGACTGAATGGATGTGGATGACTGCAACAGTGAAATACAATTATATGAATCCAAAGATCTTTGAACCGCCCCATCATCTCTTGTTACTTTACACGTATACACCTCGATTTCGTTACAAGACGGCGGGAATGCATCCTCCTTGTCCACTGAATTTGCCTCTATTTCCAACCCCGTCAACATCAAGAACCGATTGCGGCGCGCCCTCACGCTCTCGGGAAATTTAGTCCAAAACTCGAACCCTAAACTATCCAAAACGTTCTCATCAAGCACGGAACCTGAACTACAACAATCAGAGCAGTTTGAACCCCGATCTGAAACAGAGGACGTCTCCTCCAGGGCATCAAAATACTGATCCTCGTCCTCTTCACCGTAATTCCCCATGACCCTTTTAGCTTTCAACCCATACGAACCTGATCCACCaaaacaagaaggaaagaaaagggacaTCAAGAAAATTCCCACATCCCACTGAAGCTTAAATTCTCGATCGAAAAAGAACGAACCCAAACGTAACcacaaaaatcaatcaaaaatcacGACAAAAGAGCTCAGCACACAGATCTCGACTGATCAGTTCACAGACAAGTGCCAAGGCAACGAAAAAAACTGGTTCTTTCGACTACAGAAATGGATACAAGCGCAACCAGCGAGAGGATCACTTTAACCGATAGCACATCAAccgaaaagaagcaaaaaaaaaaatcctgcaGAAGCGGGTAACATGGGAATCCACGAAAGAAGGCGAAATATTCAATCTTTCGCTCACCTGGAAATCAAAAATGGGATTCGGGTCGAAACCCAGAAATCGAAACGGCCCTGGGGATTTCCACTCCTGAAAATTCCACCccgctccctctccctctctccctctccctcctctgtCTACCGAAGTCCCGCATGAGGAAGCAAGGAATCCATTACAGTGGGATAAAAATGAAGGCGAGAtttaaacatataaaaaaagaacacagagagagagagagagagagagagagagaagacgaatTGGAAAAGAGGCAAACGAAAAAAATGGCCTCGATAATAGCGATGGTGCTCtcaaggaggagggaggagaaggTAAGGTCCCGGAGGTTGGAGAAGGTGATTCTTCTAGTTTGTCCTTTTGGTGGaagtctccctctctctatcttctttgTTTACCACACCTTGTATTTTAGACCCCCCAGCTACTGCTTTCACTCGTTTTCATCTTACTGCCTTTTCCATTATCATAAAATCTCcaaattaacatattttttttggcgaattttttaaccactaatattttaatattgatatatttatgataaatttattttctgttagcttttattaaattggattaataccacaaaaaatcacacgCCGACACACGTGATAATAGGTGATAAAACTTTGATTGATATACCGGTCAATTATCACATATCATCAAACTTATCGAttagacaataaaatttaatgaaaactaatggaaggtaaatatattacatGTGGTATTAGCATTTTTTAGATTCACCGGCTTATAACAGTTCACCAATTCCACTGCTTGTTACTTAGATTTTACAATGGAATTTTCGCTGCCCCTCTAACCATATGCGTAaatcaataattaaataaattggaaaaatatagGTCgctcattgaatttttttcaaagtatttatgagctttgattaataaaaaaaacaagaaaatgtaTTTGTCGCACGTTGCTATTTGACGGTAAATCTACCAATTTATTCCTGTTAGAAaactgtttattttattttcttctttttttttcttaaaaactaaaacaaatTTCCTTAGAGATAGAAAAGCACAAAGGAGAGGCGAAAGATGATATTTTGTGCAATTTTGGAGATAAGCTtctagaaagaaaatggaatatGTTTTTGTGCACCATTGAAGGAAAGAGCATCTAAAAAGAATATGGGAATGCCATGAAATTAGATTCAATGTATCATCCCTCTTCCGTATGTTAAAATCTATTAGATAGtacaatcaaatttcaaaatttattgaattgGTTCGATTAacataaaaattgagataacTTTTGTTAACATATGTGGCGTAGGGGTGATGCCCAGCAAATGCTACATCGAATTGTcttgaatattaaaaaagaaaacaaaaaaaaagtttaaattaaaaaaaaaattatatattagaaaggacaaaaatttAGTCCCTACCCCATCCCCGAGAAGGTGAGGAAAAAAACGGCAGgtggttaaaaaatttagagaaaggacaaaaatttagagaaaaaaacctTATTAAAAGGACCGATGACCCTCGCCAGTGGGGGCCTACACTGCGCAGGAATCGGTAACCCTCACTAGTGAAGCTGTTGCCGCCTGCTGTAGCTTGGCTTttgtttcttattcttttttcttactttttagCACTTCTAATTTGACTTAATCaagattaatgaaaaaattgataactaatttttttgttagacAGATGAAACATAatccacagaaaaaaaaaaaacttaattgcataaatttgataagtttttacaacttgattatactaattgagagttttagaattttattacATCTCTACAAAAGTTTCGAATTTTCAATGCACTTCATCTCTTAAATAATTGTAAAAAGACTTGTACTAAAAATGCaaatcatttaaagaaaaatggaaggaagtattaaatttaaatacatacatatagatatatatatgaagaaaatagagtTAAGATTCTTTGTACTCTATCATGGCTCACATATCCTTTTGAGATATTTGTCGATAGAGTATAAAAGAGTAATTGTAACATGCACCGTCAAAGTTGAACAATATTCACGAGCGATCTtattcattcttgatttgatggTTGGAAGAAAAACAACCGTCAAAACCTACGGTTCCAATAAATGACCATAATTGCAATTAGTAATGCCGTGCCATTCCTATCAATACCCTGAGGCCAAAcgagaaaaacaaagagagagagcaagttgCCCCCCTTTTGGATTAGGGCATCGCCCTCAAAAGCACGAGATCAGTCGTCACGCGAGGTGTGGTCCGGCTCATCAAAGCGAAGTCCATCTACCAGCGcaaaaaaggaataaagaaaCGAAAATCGTTCACTTTCGCAAGTCGGACGAACCCCCTACCCACCCACGTAACTCACGCGAAGTTCAAAAGCATCGACCGACCCCCCCTAATTCAATTCAAACCCATCcttattttataattcttttgacGTTGTCGTCGAACACGGTGGCTGGGGCGGGCCCACTTTGTTAATGGACAGAGACGGAGACCGTGTCAATTCAACGCTCCTAAAGGGCATCGTCATCGCTGAGGCAAAGTCTCTGCCGACGGCCGAGTCGGACTTCGCAATGGATTGGAGGGTCCCCACCCTCGTTTGGAAAGTCCGAAAGTTGAAATGTCAACCTCTCGTGCTTCGTGACGAGTCCCCTTCCcttccgcccgcccgcccgcccgcccgccagCCATAATTCTTAGTTTATTAGCAACCTTTTATTCTTACCCGACAACGCTAATTTGCCCCCCGCCTATTCCGTGACCCTAATATCCTAGCGGACGGATTATAGCATGTGTTGACATGGGGAAATCACGGAAAAGCTACTCTCGGAAAGTCGATGTCAGCTCGAGCCTTTATCTCATCACGATCGCCACCGCTCGATTTTTATCCAATTGTCatgaaatcaaatcaatccGCTATAGCTGAATTTCCCGGCTcgaaacaagagaaaatctaATTGTTAACGGATGCGAATTTCGACATGGCTGAAAATTGAAGTGCTTCGAGTTCAAGACCATCCCGGCCCAAAAGTTGTCTGAAATACTCGAACATGCCTTGACATAATCCGAGCTCAACCAGTATAAAAGATGATAATTTACTTGGGTTATATTTTTGAGAGCTTCTAATCATTGTAACAAAAAGAAATGTTCAAATGTTTTAGTTTCGTAAGGTTGTTGCAGACTTGCAAGTTTCATTATTATGATGCTAATGAATTCAGGTCCGGATGGATTGTTACTTATAAATATAAACTAGTGACAAGCTATTAATTGTGACTATTATATATTACatctttgaattgaaaaatttaagctaCTCAAGCTGGCTGATgggtactttttctttttcttgcattgaTTGCGGAAAAATGGGTGGAGATAGTGTATGATATGGTGGGTAGGAGGCGGCCATCAGCCTGGGTTCGATTAGACCTTTGGCTGAAAGtcatttggccaaaaaagacGAGCGCACTGGTCGAAAATAGGGGTCAAACATGAATATGAGTGACCAAATTCTCGGCTGACATTCACCACACAACACAAGACCCATGTTTGTTGCCACGTTTGGGATGGCAAATTCACCTACGTACTCTCGATTTAGGTTCACACAGCATATTTGCCAAAATGAACGGGCACTTTATCACGTGCCGTGTCGTGTCGTGAATATTTATCGATTATCATATCATTATATCGTCATACAAATTCTTTTTAGAGAAATTGTCAATATTATAGAgatgtcaattaaattcttaacttattattgaaattttacGTGAAATTCCAATACAATctttcttacccattaaacaaCAGGTGATGACTGAACTACCGCATTGGCGAACTTTGGTGAAAACTAGCTAGAAGGATTAAATTTTGCATAAAGATTTAGGTATGATTTGATAAATCTAAAAAGTTTAGATCTTAATTGTGagaattttttcaaatcaaatcacCAAACCCCATTAAGTCGGCAGCACACAATCACAGGAGTCTATTCATCTAAAAGTGGATTTGACTTTTATAAAAGTCAGGGAAAATAAATGGGGTGAGTGATTAAGAACGTTGTCCTCATTGGAAATCAGGTAACAAGTTCCCCGAAAAGCCGACAATTCTACTAGGGGAAATGTCCTTGGATTGAAATCAtcagccaaagaaagaagacaaaaagaacaaaacagacAATCATATCGGATCCCAACCaccaaaagaaattatcaaaattggAAAGACAGATCTTCCTATCGACCCGATGCTGCGTGTACATAAATTTGTATGCGCAATTATGGACCATACAGCTTGATAAAGAAtaaaccatttcatatattttagaTTTGCCATAATAGAGCAGCTAACTCTAGTTTCTGCATATTCACGCTTGAAAAAAATTACCCTCTtttagtaaattaaaaaataaaataatagaagtCATTTATTGAGCAGATTCTCATTAGGAAAAGCGTGTCCTCGTCCAAgtaatcaaatttaattacaTCTCGGTGTGAAGATAGTATCTCTcgcactaaaaaaaaataaaattacaatctAAATCAAGCAATTTAACCTGATCAAAGAACAAACACTTACATGCGATTGATTATATAGATTGGGTTTTTCTTGGATTTTGACTCAAAATCCAATGAAATAGGACATGTCATGCGGTCTGAGTTGAAATGACTTTCGTATCATGAAATTATCGGAATGAAAAgagtaaagaaaaatgaaatattctaCAAAACAAGCTCAACTTTGGTATATAGTTGCCTGATAAATATTCAGGGAAATAAAACCTCCACTTCCACGATGAAGCTAAACAAGGAGGAAATGTCCAAATTTCAAACCTTTCCCGTCAATCGGGTATTCTCTACATCTTCCGCATGCTTTCGGTTCAAATGGATGGCGTGGCTTGACCcgaaaaaaagtcttttaatATACATAGATGCGAAAACGGGAGTGGTAATGACAGTGACTAATTATTCTGattatgttgatttttatttgtgacaTCAATGCCACCAACTCAAATACGAAGACTTCAGAAAGGAGAGATGGCAAGGAATTGCACCACCACTTCCTGATGACTTCACTAAATAAATTCCTAAATAATGAATTCTGCTCAGGCTTGGTCTTTGTGCATCATTCTGATGGCCGACCGTCATGCCAGTTTGTTTGCACAATGTAAAAGTTTATATACGAATTTACGCGTGAAAATTCGTGTACTGTGAAAGTTTCGTATAAAGAAAAAGTCCAACTTCATCTGCTGCAAGACTTAtaaagtgaaaagaagaaaagtaaaagtttaTCTAGAGAACATGTTGTTATAAAgtgacacaattacaaaaaaataaaaataacaaaatatttaatCCTATTATGCTTATGTTGACTCAGTCTCAgactttttaattgtgttaatttagtcctaaaaaaCATTTAATCCTATTATGCATCGCAATCCTCGCTAGGTGTAGTCAAGGGTATACCAGCCTTGCCTATGGCCAGCAAGCGTGCTGGCCCGTATTCCAcaacaaagcaaagcaaagaaaaggaaaaaccaaaaaatacatataaaaatccaaaatattatcaaaatattagtaaaaaatgtttatgtcaGTTTCAGCTGCCTCGTATAAGACGTTGACGTTAACATCAACTATTTCTAGCCAAAACTGATCGAATGatctcaattgataaaatatgaaaaagtttaggactaaatttatataattaaaaagcttatgattaaattaatataattataatagatttataactttttaaataattttctcattataaATTCTAATGGAACAAATGATGAAGGTGCAACTTAATATTCGAAAATTTTTGTGGTAgatattgattaattttttatattttactcGAAGGTACTGACATGTGCTGAATGTGGCACTGGCATCGGTAccttttcaaagtttcaaagtctCTAATGTGTAAAAGTTGGTGGGCTAGAACTTTTCAGCGCCTACAAGAAAACGATAAGAGCAACTTTCATCAAGGCTATTGAAAAGTGGGCCGTACACCGACGGTCAAGGAGGGGTCGCGCCTATTAAATATagttttggaatttgaaatttggagcacatagaaataaattttctgGACTAAATGCGTAAGCCcattggtcaatttttttctctcctaaTTATCGCGGCGATCGAATTTTAGATCAATAATCGAGGTTAGAAGaatggggaaaagaagaagaatttcttgATTTGCGGACTGGTTGTTACATTCAAATCAAGAGTTAACTACATtgataatcataaaaatgaagatttacACTTGGGTTTGGTTTCTCAAACGAAGTTGATATTGTGATTGGTGACTAGACAATGTATTGGGATGATAGGCTTGGACATGGGCTCCCTTAATCTCCTTGGGTCAAAGTACTAGAGATTGGTTGCTCTCTCCCAATAATTGATATTAAAGCCGATTGTTGATTAGTGCAAAAATCCAATGGAACTTCATAGTTGCCAAGTATGGTTTGCCATTACTGGTTTTTGGAAGCGTGTAGTAGAAACTTGATACCTTTTTTCGGGGAAATCGCCAAGAAAAAACCCAAGTCCAAATCcatcaataaatacaattaGATCAATCTCCACCcaaaaacttaaactaatgAGTTATAAAccaattaagatatattaattactaTACACTacatcaattttttaatgtagAATTTCTCTAACACGACTCACTTATAGGTGAGttctaacaatctcccattcACGTGTGAGCTTAATGTTAGGTCCGCCTCCCTTGATTTAGACATCCTTATGTATTAAATTTCTATGAGCCTACATGGGCCCACCTGTCGGGAAACTGCAACCATGAGCTTCGATACCATTTGATACCATTTCTTTCAGGGAGATCATTAAAAGGAAGCCTAAAT
This region includes:
- the LOC104441629 gene encoding WD repeat-containing protein 44: MGNYGEEDEDQYFDALEETSSVSDRGSNCSDCCSSGSVLDENVLDSLGFEFWTKFPESVRARRNRFLMLTGLEIEANSVDKEDAFPPSCNEIEVYTCKVTRDDGAVQRSLDSYNCISLLQSSTSIQSNQEVESLRGDLLLSSFRGRSKESDDLTEFVVDGFVQSQREMRLSEFGSVKSGSIEELRRIVASSPLVHPLLHRKLEYERELIETKQKMGAGWLRKFGSATCISGRQGDTWSDPDDLEITAGMKMRRVRAHSSKKKYKELSSLYAAQEFLAHEGSISTMKFSMDGQYLASAGEDTVVRVWKVTEEDRSERVDVTVDPSCLYFALNESTQLASLNTNKEHIGKAKTFQRSSDSSCVILPLKVFQITEKPWHEFKGHNGEVLDLSWSSEGYLLSSSTDKTVRLWRVGCDRCQRVYSHNDYVTCISFNPVNENFFISGSIDGKVRIWNVFDGQVVAYIDCREIVSAVCYRSDGKGAIVGTMTGNCLFYSIKDNHLQMDAQVYLHGKKKSPGKRITGFQFPPNDPGKLMITSADSVIRVLSGLDVVCKLKGPRNSGGPMIATFTSDGKHVISASEDSNVYIWNYAGQDKTSSRVKKIWSCESFWSSNASVALPWCGIRTVPEALAPPSRSEERRASCAENGENHHMLEEYFQKMPPYSLDCFSLSRGFFLELLPKGSATWPEEKLSDSSPTTVSSQAISKLEYKFLKSACHSVLSSAHMWGLVIVTAGWDGRIRTYHNYGLPVRS